A window of the Teredinibacter franksiae genome harbors these coding sequences:
- a CDS encoding ABC transporter permease yields the protein MNAHQQLIAFRTIVTKEIRRFTRIWVQTLIPPVITMALYFVIFGSLIGARIGEMGGFDYMSFVVPGLIMMAVINNSYSNVVSSFYSAKFTKSIEELQVSPTPNYIIMAGYVCGGSLRGLAVGSVVTLISLFFTDLKIHDPLVTVSVILLTAVLFSIAGMINAIFANSFDDISIIPTFVLTPLTYLGGVFYSISLLPEFWQGVSKLNPVFYMVNAFRYGILGVSDVDITWAFIGIVLFLVVLGSYCLYLLEYGKRLRT from the coding sequence ATGAATGCCCATCAGCAGCTTATTGCATTTCGAACGATCGTTACCAAAGAAATTCGCCGCTTTACTCGAATATGGGTGCAAACGCTAATTCCACCGGTCATTACCATGGCGCTTTATTTCGTTATTTTCGGCAGCCTAATCGGCGCCCGTATTGGAGAAATGGGCGGGTTTGACTATATGTCGTTTGTGGTTCCCGGGTTAATCATGATGGCTGTTATTAACAATTCCTACTCCAACGTGGTGTCATCTTTTTACTCAGCGAAATTCACTAAAAGTATTGAAGAGTTGCAGGTTAGCCCTACGCCGAATTACATTATTATGGCGGGTTATGTCTGTGGTGGTTCGTTGCGGGGCTTAGCTGTGGGTTCGGTGGTAACCTTAATTTCGCTTTTTTTTACAGATCTCAAAATTCATGATCCGTTGGTAACGGTGAGTGTGATACTGCTCACCGCGGTGCTGTTTTCGATTGCGGGTATGATTAACGCCATATTTGCGAATTCGTTTGACGATATTTCAATAATTCCAACGTTTGTACTTACGCCACTCACCTATCTTGGCGGGGTGTTTTATTCGATCAGTTTACTGCCTGAATTTTGGCAGGGGGTGTCTAAATTGAACCCGGTTTTCTACATGGTTAATGCGTTTCGCTATGGCATTCTTGGCGTGTCTGATGTCGATATAACGTGGGCATTTATAGGCATTGTTTTATTTTTGGTAGTTCTAGGCTCCTATTGCCTATATCTGCTGGAGTATGGAAAGAGGTTGCGTACCTGA
- a CDS encoding ABC transporter ATP-binding protein, with the protein MYDLTEATPASEKSELALDISGLCKTYGNAFEALKGIDLKVAPGDFFALLGPNGAGKSTTIGILCSLVRKSAGQVRIFGHDIDREFSAAKQLLGLVPQEFNFNMFENIKDIVTNQAGYYGLPKALAEARAEKYLKHLGLWEKRNQQARNLSGGMKRRLMIARALVHEPKLLILDEPTAGVDIELRRSMWEFLKDINEAGTTIILTTHYLEEAESLCRNVAIINHGEIVENTSVKALLKQLNRETFILDVAQPVESLPQFDTYAVEQTDTTTLEVSVASGTSMNDLFRQLSTQGIDVISLRNKVNRLEELFVRLVNAQSSGGEE; encoded by the coding sequence ATGTATGATTTAACAGAAGCAACGCCAGCAAGCGAAAAGTCCGAGCTGGCACTGGATATCAGTGGGCTGTGTAAAACCTATGGCAACGCATTTGAGGCACTAAAAGGTATAGACCTAAAAGTGGCGCCGGGTGATTTTTTTGCGTTACTGGGCCCCAACGGAGCCGGCAAGTCTACCACTATTGGCATCTTGTGTTCGCTGGTGCGAAAGTCTGCCGGACAAGTGCGTATCTTCGGCCATGATATCGACCGGGAATTCTCCGCTGCTAAGCAATTATTGGGGTTGGTACCGCAGGAATTCAACTTCAATATGTTTGAAAATATTAAAGATATTGTCACCAACCAGGCCGGTTACTACGGCTTGCCTAAGGCACTGGCAGAGGCGCGAGCAGAAAAGTATTTAAAGCATTTGGGTCTGTGGGAGAAACGGAATCAGCAGGCACGTAACCTTAGTGGCGGTATGAAGCGTCGCTTGATGATTGCGCGCGCATTGGTGCACGAGCCTAAACTTCTCATTTTAGATGAACCTACGGCAGGTGTTGATATCGAATTGCGCCGCAGCATGTGGGAGTTTTTGAAGGACATAAATGAAGCCGGTACCACCATTATATTAACAACACATTACCTAGAGGAAGCTGAGAGCCTTTGCCGGAATGTTGCTATCATCAATCACGGTGAAATTGTTGAAAACACCAGTGTCAAAGCATTACTGAAACAGTTGAATAGAGAAACCTTTATTTTGGATGTGGCGCAACCCGTGGAAAGCCTGCCACAATTTGACACCTACGCGGTGGAGCAAACGGATACCACAACACTTGAGGTTTCGGTTGCAAGTGGGACGTCGATGAACGATCTGTTTCGACAACTTTCTACCCAAGGGATAGACGTGATTAGCCTGCGTAATAAAGTGAATCGTCTAGAGGAACTCTTCGTTAGGCTGGTTAATGCGCAAAGCTCAGGAGGGGAAGAGTAG
- a CDS encoding PA2817 family protein, which translates to MENTVSEYQKFHQQLVVNLLTQIRQLLPFTRTDDHEPSEQDTQFIEYFDKLSSDLNASEEGYPLGQWIITAIVARYPHITPLVARDLFWFFGGDCLHYLGDEEITKFQKLDESFHTQDSETETFVPYEEMREQIFNLQ; encoded by the coding sequence GTGGAAAATACCGTTTCAGAATACCAAAAGTTTCATCAGCAACTGGTAGTTAACCTGCTGACACAGATTCGTCAGCTATTACCCTTTACCCGCACCGATGACCATGAACCAAGTGAGCAAGATACGCAATTTATAGAATATTTCGACAAGCTGAGCAGCGACCTCAATGCCAGCGAAGAGGGCTACCCTCTGGGCCAATGGATTATAACCGCGATTGTTGCCCGCTACCCCCACATTACGCCTCTGGTCGCTCGCGATCTATTCTGGTTTTTCGGTGGTGATTGCCTGCACTATTTAGGCGACGAAGAAATTACAAAATTTCAAAAGCTAGACGAAAGCTTTCATACCCAAGACTCGGAAACTGAAACCTTTGTCCCCTATGAAGAAATGCGCGAGCAGATATTTAACCTGCAATAG
- a CDS encoding DNA-3-methyladenine glycosylase I, whose amino-acid sequence MISFRELYATAVLHKGGESAVESLLPKAKSASQLRKQSDAYYLSNLCLRIFRAGLKHDMVDRRWPAFEQAFNNFDPFLCAMLSDDELDVHMSNKSLIRHLGKIKSIRANGLFLQDVAKEAGSFGQWLADWPVEDTVGLWLALKKRGSQLGGMSGPYFLRMVGKDTFLITRDVAAVLVAQGVVEKAPTSQKELKKAEDTFKQWREECGRPYCEISRIVSMTTL is encoded by the coding sequence ATGATCAGTTTTCGCGAGCTTTACGCTACCGCCGTTCTTCATAAAGGCGGGGAATCTGCGGTAGAGTCTTTGCTGCCCAAGGCGAAATCGGCTAGCCAGTTGCGCAAGCAGTCCGATGCGTATTATCTATCAAACCTATGTTTACGTATTTTTCGTGCGGGGCTCAAACATGACATGGTGGATAGGCGGTGGCCCGCATTCGAGCAAGCCTTCAATAATTTTGACCCTTTTTTATGCGCAATGCTAAGTGATGATGAGCTTGATGTTCATATGAGTAATAAAAGCCTTATTCGCCATTTGGGTAAGATTAAGTCCATTCGCGCTAACGGTCTATTTTTACAGGATGTGGCGAAAGAGGCTGGCAGTTTTGGTCAGTGGCTGGCAGATTGGCCGGTAGAGGATACGGTAGGCCTCTGGCTGGCGTTAAAAAAGCGAGGTAGCCAGCTCGGCGGTATGTCTGGGCCCTATTTTCTGCGTATGGTGGGTAAGGATACGTTCTTGATCACCCGAGATGTTGCTGCGGTCTTGGTGGCACAGGGCGTTGTAGAAAAAGCCCCTACCTCACAAAAGGAATTAAAGAAAGCTGAAGATACCTTTAAGCAGTGGCGAGAGGAGTGTGGCCGCCCCTATTGTGAGATTAGTCGTATAGTTTCGATGACCACATTGTAG
- the msrB gene encoding peptide-methionine (R)-S-oxide reductase MsrB yields the protein MSDQQKNDDDKWRTKLTPEEFRICREKGTEPAFSGKYWEHKAEGKFNCKCCGEPLFSSSQKYDSGCGWPSFFAPLEKSVVRETLDRTHGMVRTEVTCERCGCHLGHVFTDGPQPTGLRYCVNSTSVSFREGDSEA from the coding sequence ATGTCAGATCAGCAAAAAAATGACGATGATAAGTGGCGTACTAAGCTCACGCCAGAAGAGTTCCGTATTTGTCGAGAAAAGGGAACTGAGCCAGCATTTTCTGGAAAATATTGGGAGCACAAGGCCGAAGGAAAGTTCAATTGTAAATGCTGTGGTGAACCATTGTTCTCTTCCAGCCAAAAGTACGACTCCGGGTGCGGCTGGCCTAGCTTCTTCGCGCCGCTGGAGAAAAGCGTTGTGCGCGAGACGTTAGATCGTACCCACGGTATGGTACGTACCGAAGTTACATGTGAACGCTGTGGTTGCCACCTAGGGCATGTATTTACCGATGGACCGCAACCGACGGGGCTGCGCTACTGTGTTAATTCTACTTCAGTGAGTTTTCGAGAGGGAGACAGTGAAGCATGA
- a CDS encoding pyridoxal phosphate-dependent aminotransferase has protein sequence MPQLKKSEKLNGVCYDIRGPVLEHAVRLEEEGHKILKLNIGNPAPFGFDAPDEIIADVIHNIRNAQGYTESRGLFAARKAIMQECQRLQVPGVDIDDIFLGNGVSELIVMANQALLNDGDEVLVPSPDYPLWTAAVNLAGGNAVHYLCDEQSDWFPDLNDIRQKITAKTRAIVIINPNNPTGAVYSRELLEQIAVLAREHNLVIFADEIYSKIIYDDAKFIPMGQIAQDVICVTFNGLSKSYRLAGFRSGWLILSGAKERASDFMKGIEMLASMRLCANAPAMYAVQTALGGYQSIKELILPGGRLREQRDIAWQELTKIPGVSCIKPKGAIYLFPKIDRKLYNLEDDQQLILDFLIQERILLVQGTAFNWKEPDHFRIVFLPQVEDLKHAIASFGRFLQTRRKT, from the coding sequence ATGCCACAACTTAAAAAATCCGAAAAGCTTAACGGCGTTTGCTACGATATTCGCGGGCCGGTACTTGAACACGCCGTGCGCCTCGAAGAAGAAGGCCATAAAATCCTCAAACTTAACATCGGCAATCCAGCGCCTTTTGGTTTTGATGCTCCGGACGAAATCATAGCCGATGTGATACACAATATCCGCAATGCACAAGGCTATACCGAATCTCGCGGTTTATTTGCCGCACGCAAGGCCATTATGCAAGAGTGCCAAAGGCTTCAGGTTCCAGGTGTGGATATTGACGATATCTTCCTTGGTAACGGTGTAAGCGAATTAATTGTCATGGCCAACCAAGCGCTGCTCAACGATGGCGATGAAGTGCTAGTGCCATCACCCGACTACCCCCTGTGGACCGCCGCCGTGAACCTTGCTGGCGGAAATGCTGTTCATTATCTCTGCGACGAACAAAGTGACTGGTTTCCCGACCTAAACGATATTCGCCAAAAAATTACCGCTAAAACCCGAGCGATTGTCATCATCAACCCCAACAACCCAACGGGCGCGGTATACAGCCGCGAGCTGTTGGAGCAAATCGCTGTACTGGCCCGAGAACACAACCTGGTTATTTTTGCCGACGAAATTTACAGCAAAATCATTTACGACGATGCCAAATTCATTCCTATGGGGCAAATTGCCCAAGATGTAATCTGTGTAACTTTCAACGGACTATCCAAATCCTACCGATTGGCAGGCTTCCGTTCTGGCTGGCTGATTCTCAGTGGAGCCAAGGAGCGAGCGTCAGATTTCATGAAAGGCATCGAAATGCTCGCCTCCATGCGCTTATGCGCCAATGCGCCCGCCATGTACGCCGTACAAACAGCGTTGGGCGGCTATCAAAGCATCAAGGAGCTTATCCTCCCCGGTGGGCGCTTGCGAGAACAGCGTGATATTGCCTGGCAAGAACTCACAAAAATACCCGGCGTTAGCTGTATCAAGCCCAAAGGTGCCATTTACCTGTTCCCTAAAATTGATCGCAAACTGTACAATCTTGAAGACGATCAACAGTTAATTCTGGATTTCCTGATACAGGAGCGTATTTTACTGGTACAAGGAACGGCTTTTAACTGGAAAGAGCCCGATCACTTCCGCATCGTGTTCCTCCCCCAGGTGGAAGATCTCAAGCACGCCATAGCAAGTTTCGGCCGTTTCCTACAAACACGACGTAAAACCTAA
- a CDS encoding putative bifunctional diguanylate cyclase/phosphodiesterase, producing the protein MPGMTYYALLASDATLVVVTFLLLALLARRRMDLRSRGYVRSVALISTGVSIVAIGALFHLYKTIVVAPTSLSPGAGNSHYVVLLASIAAGALLLFLGLEALINRVIPKSSQKLTELREIREQLSTSNNELAELIASRTQELEINTETLRQILEDQQLSRRALLQSEAKFHTLFDRSPALFVTVDSLHVISDINLYGAKALGYDVKSLVGEPFSKIVSMEDADKQQEFIDYCFTSTENKLETDLRMVRDNTEKLWVKITASIVRDENEPDRLLIVCQDITESKKLAESLSYQARHDDLTGLFNRRALESFVDKAVAKNTSDQTLALIYMDIDQLKIVNDTCGHSAGDELIRQLVQKINEHSKAFDFFARTGGDEFALVQLNTDIHNAVEVAEIVRNTIEDHVFKWKELTFRQSVSIGVALTSHDIRNMGELFVAVDAACFTAKQAGRNRVVVHEETSGVLNENRNEMLWVSRLQSALMQDRFELYFQPILALNDIHSGYIHYEVLLRYVDDDGTHISPDNFLPAAERFGITNQIDLWVLTTTLDYLHKNPSHAQALSCCSINLSSHSLSSHQSRMAIKQLVMTAEFDLNKICFEITETSAIHNMEEVEQFIRELKTLGCRFALDDFGTGFSSFGYLKRLEVDYIKIDGSFIQDITNDKLGRAMVKAMNAISKELGITTIAEYVENLEIRRELQELGIDYGQGFGLAKPKPIDKAKEFYALTQRQS; encoded by the coding sequence ATGCCCGGGATGACCTATTACGCACTCTTAGCCTCCGATGCCACCCTGGTTGTCGTAACATTCTTATTACTTGCCCTGCTGGCAAGGCGGCGTATGGACCTTCGCTCTCGCGGTTATGTCAGATCAGTAGCGCTCATCAGTACCGGCGTGTCTATTGTCGCTATCGGCGCCCTCTTTCACTTGTACAAAACGATTGTCGTAGCGCCCACATCACTCTCTCCGGGGGCAGGTAATAGTCATTACGTTGTACTACTGGCTTCCATAGCGGCGGGTGCTCTGCTGCTATTTCTGGGGCTGGAGGCGCTGATAAATCGCGTTATTCCGAAATCCTCACAAAAATTGACGGAACTACGTGAAATTCGAGAACAATTGTCGACCTCCAACAACGAACTTGCTGAACTTATTGCCTCCCGCACTCAGGAACTGGAAATTAACACCGAAACCCTGAGGCAAATACTCGAAGATCAACAGCTTTCCCGAAGAGCTCTTCTGCAGAGCGAAGCAAAATTTCACACACTTTTCGATCGCAGCCCCGCGCTGTTTGTGACCGTCGATAGCCTACACGTTATCAGCGACATTAACTTATACGGTGCAAAAGCACTCGGCTATGACGTCAAATCACTGGTTGGCGAACCTTTCTCAAAAATCGTATCCATGGAAGACGCCGATAAGCAGCAAGAATTCATCGACTACTGTTTCACCAGCACCGAAAACAAACTTGAAACTGACCTCCGTATGGTCCGCGACAACACCGAAAAACTATGGGTGAAAATTACCGCCAGCATTGTTCGCGATGAAAATGAACCAGACCGCCTGCTAATTGTTTGTCAGGACATTACCGAATCAAAAAAATTAGCCGAAAGCCTTTCCTATCAAGCCCGCCATGACGACCTGACGGGGCTATTTAATCGTCGTGCACTAGAAAGCTTTGTCGATAAGGCCGTCGCCAAGAATACTTCTGATCAAACGTTAGCGCTAATCTATATGGATATAGATCAGCTTAAAATCGTGAATGATACCTGCGGACACTCAGCGGGTGACGAGTTGATTAGGCAGCTGGTACAAAAAATTAATGAGCATAGCAAAGCATTCGATTTCTTTGCGCGAACCGGTGGTGATGAGTTTGCCTTAGTTCAGCTTAATACAGACATTCACAACGCCGTAGAAGTGGCTGAAATTGTGCGCAACACCATTGAAGACCATGTATTTAAATGGAAAGAACTCACCTTTCGTCAATCTGTGAGCATCGGCGTTGCACTCACGTCCCACGACATTCGCAATATGGGAGAATTATTCGTCGCGGTCGATGCCGCCTGCTTTACCGCAAAACAAGCCGGGCGAAACCGTGTGGTGGTCCACGAAGAAACCTCTGGGGTACTCAACGAAAATCGCAATGAAATGCTTTGGGTGAGCCGATTACAAAGCGCCTTGATGCAAGACCGGTTTGAGCTCTATTTTCAGCCCATTCTGGCGTTAAACGATATTCACTCTGGCTACATTCACTACGAAGTGCTACTGCGATATGTCGACGACGACGGCACTCATATTTCGCCCGACAATTTTTTACCTGCAGCCGAGCGCTTCGGTATCACCAACCAGATAGATCTATGGGTGCTTACCACTACGCTTGATTATTTGCATAAAAACCCCTCCCATGCACAGGCACTGTCCTGTTGTTCCATAAACCTAAGCAGCCACTCACTGTCTAGCCATCAATCACGTATGGCAATTAAGCAACTGGTGATGACCGCGGAATTTGACCTCAATAAAATTTGTTTTGAAATTACCGAAACTAGCGCGATTCACAATATGGAAGAGGTTGAACAATTTATCCGCGAACTTAAAACGCTTGGCTGTCGTTTTGCACTGGATGATTTCGGTACGGGTTTCTCGTCTTTCGGTTATCTGAAACGACTGGAAGTCGACTACATAAAAATAGATGGGTCTTTTATTCAAGATATCACCAACGATAAGCTTGGACGCGCCATGGTCAAAGCCATGAATGCCATCAGCAAAGAACTTGGTATCACAACAATCGCCGAATATGTAGAGAACCTAGAAATTCGGCGTGAACTTCAGGAACTCGGTATCGACTACGGCCAGGGCTTCGGCTTAGCCAAGCCCAAGCCTATTGATAAAGCAAAAGAGTTCTACGCCCTTACGCAGCGTCAATCTTAA
- a CDS encoding class I SAM-dependent methyltransferase: MQQVSTFDARADIRIGFLVNPLAGIGGPAANKGSDDQQIQARAHSGELPLRAPARAQQFLAELVEQLGPEQLPLFVSAPGVMGLNYLLAFNIPHELTVPSICAKTTAVDTHQQLLAMLTLKLDLLIFVGGDGTARDVCRVVGTRVPVLGIPAGVKMHSGVFAVAPQPAAEIVKRLITGQLTALIEAEVRDIDEVAFREGRVKSRHFGEMLVPAENQFVQAVKQGGMELEELVLINIADEIRARLEMLEENTLLVFGPGSTTQFIQKELGLESTLLGVDVAICGPDNPAKMLDLDVNASELLQHAKPFGQNVRLAVTAIGGQGHIIGRGNQQLSPDFLSLVGKINTWVVATKTKLERLEKRPLLIDSADSVLDTEWAGFIPVICGYQDVVLYPLGWQGIAKGQEAGNINDLVTTVIEQCKTRLDKLGYSDSHFDSHRLFHGRGGNWVGLEWCCVDYFAPNLLVTVFREPPAGFIAALVEQISGFRDQLSLAAVMVQRRFETGAPISVEFGVFEQPWVAQRKALQFKLSANQQNVGFFLDIEPARAWLEAQVDGKRVLNLFSYTCAFSVVALAAGADSVINIDMSKKALAIGRDNHKLNNLQGACVKFLPHNIFKSWGKLKREGPFDVVIIDPPSYQKGSFVANGDYVKVLRKMDVLVAKGGCFLACCNAPEVSASDLKNWVTENTEAFGFEQRLDQSPSFPDVSPERALKMLVFRNVL; encoded by the coding sequence GTGCAACAGGTTTCAACGTTCGATGCGCGGGCCGATATCCGTATAGGTTTTTTGGTAAATCCTTTGGCTGGAATTGGTGGCCCAGCGGCCAATAAAGGTAGTGACGACCAGCAGATTCAGGCGCGAGCGCATTCTGGTGAGCTGCCCTTGAGGGCGCCCGCTAGGGCACAGCAGTTTTTGGCGGAACTTGTCGAGCAGCTTGGGCCGGAACAGCTGCCGCTATTTGTAAGTGCTCCGGGGGTAATGGGGCTGAATTATTTGCTAGCGTTCAATATACCCCATGAGCTTACCGTGCCATCCATTTGTGCAAAGACTACGGCCGTCGATACGCATCAACAGCTTCTTGCTATGTTAACGCTGAAACTTGATTTGCTCATATTTGTGGGTGGCGATGGCACAGCTCGGGATGTGTGCCGTGTGGTGGGTACGCGAGTGCCGGTGTTGGGTATTCCAGCGGGTGTTAAAATGCACTCCGGGGTGTTTGCGGTTGCACCTCAGCCAGCGGCAGAGATTGTGAAAAGGTTAATAACAGGGCAGTTAACCGCGTTAATTGAGGCTGAAGTACGAGATATTGATGAAGTTGCCTTTCGTGAAGGGCGGGTTAAAAGCCGACATTTTGGCGAGATGCTGGTGCCAGCTGAAAACCAATTTGTGCAAGCGGTTAAGCAAGGTGGTATGGAGTTGGAAGAGCTGGTGCTCATTAATATTGCCGACGAAATTCGCGCGCGTCTTGAAATGTTAGAAGAAAATACACTGCTGGTGTTTGGTCCGGGTTCCACTACCCAGTTTATACAAAAAGAGCTAGGGTTAGAATCGACGTTGTTGGGCGTTGATGTAGCTATTTGCGGGCCGGATAACCCTGCGAAAATGCTTGATTTAGATGTGAATGCTAGCGAGCTTTTGCAGCATGCAAAACCGTTTGGACAAAATGTTCGATTAGCGGTTACGGCGATTGGAGGGCAGGGTCATATTATTGGCAGAGGAAATCAGCAGCTATCACCTGATTTTTTATCGTTGGTGGGGAAAATTAATACCTGGGTAGTTGCAACAAAAACAAAGTTGGAACGCCTAGAAAAACGACCACTTTTAATAGACTCGGCTGACTCTGTGTTAGATACGGAGTGGGCCGGTTTTATACCGGTAATCTGCGGTTATCAAGATGTCGTACTATATCCGCTGGGTTGGCAGGGTATTGCCAAAGGGCAAGAGGCTGGCAATATCAACGATTTGGTTACTACGGTTATCGAACAATGTAAAACTAGGCTTGATAAGCTGGGGTACTCTGATAGCCACTTTGATAGCCACAGGTTATTCCATGGACGGGGTGGTAACTGGGTGGGCTTGGAATGGTGTTGTGTTGATTATTTTGCGCCTAATTTGCTGGTTACTGTATTTCGAGAGCCTCCTGCAGGTTTCATTGCCGCGCTTGTTGAGCAGATAAGTGGTTTTCGCGATCAGCTAAGTTTGGCCGCTGTGATGGTACAGCGTCGGTTTGAAACTGGCGCACCGATTTCGGTTGAATTTGGCGTTTTTGAACAGCCCTGGGTTGCGCAGCGTAAAGCGCTTCAATTTAAGTTGTCGGCCAATCAGCAAAATGTGGGTTTCTTTCTTGATATCGAACCTGCGCGAGCATGGTTGGAAGCACAGGTGGATGGAAAGCGCGTACTTAACTTGTTTTCGTATACTTGCGCTTTTTCGGTTGTGGCGTTGGCGGCGGGTGCGGATTCAGTCATTAATATTGATATGAGCAAAAAAGCGCTAGCCATAGGTCGCGATAATCATAAATTAAATAATCTTCAGGGAGCTTGTGTAAAGTTTCTGCCGCACAATATTTTTAAATCTTGGGGTAAGTTAAAAAGGGAAGGGCCCTTTGATGTGGTTATTATTGATCCGCCGAGTTATCAAAAAGGCAGTTTTGTCGCTAATGGCGATTACGTTAAGGTTCTCAGGAAGATGGATGTTTTGGTTGCCAAGGGCGGCTGCTTTCTGGCCTGCTGTAATGCGCCTGAGGTTAGCGCCAGCGATTTAAAAAACTGGGTAACCGAAAACACTGAAGCGTTTGGTTTTGAACAACGCTTGGATCAGAGCCCAAGTTTCCCCGACGTTTCTCCTGAGCGTGCGTTAAAAATGCTGGTGTTTCGAAACGTTCTGTAA
- a CDS encoding 4-phosphoerythronate dehydrogenase gives MKIVADENIPLIQALFSPLGEVITRPGRQISADDVADAEVLLVRSVTNVNEALLNNSAVKFVGTCTIGTDHLDKQYLTDRNIQFSSAPGCNAYGVVQYVFAALAHLGLVDTNLKIGIIGCGNVGGRLYRVLKSAGFHCACYDPFLTKENIADLSSWESLFDCDIICTHTPLTREGPHSTYHMLDGNFISRLKQGAVLLNAGRGEVIDNQALLAHFDSGNPNGIRAVLDVWEPEPELDTQLLEYVSVATPHIAGYSFEGRTNGSLMIYRALADWMGIDEATVSEKLAHTSRKVFGEPQLLEAINIVDAILKTHGIEDDDQHLREKRSNLAVDFDLLRKHYPKRREFSHYVIQNAAPEEKAFYQALGFNVR, from the coding sequence ATGAAAATAGTTGCAGATGAAAACATACCATTGATTCAAGCATTATTTAGCCCTTTAGGCGAGGTGATTACACGGCCTGGCCGACAGATATCAGCTGATGATGTGGCAGATGCAGAAGTACTTTTGGTTCGGTCTGTAACCAACGTTAACGAGGCCTTGTTGAATAATAGCGCGGTTAAATTCGTAGGCACTTGCACGATTGGTACTGACCATCTAGATAAACAATACCTCACCGATCGAAACATTCAATTTTCTAGTGCACCGGGTTGTAATGCCTATGGTGTTGTTCAATACGTATTTGCTGCACTGGCCCATCTAGGGCTTGTCGATACCAATCTAAAAATTGGTATTATTGGCTGCGGGAATGTGGGTGGCCGACTTTACCGAGTGCTAAAATCCGCAGGTTTCCACTGTGCTTGCTATGATCCCTTTTTAACCAAAGAGAATATTGCCGACCTTTCTTCTTGGGAGTCGTTGTTTGATTGTGACATCATTTGCACCCATACCCCGCTTACGCGCGAGGGGCCTCACTCTACGTACCACATGCTCGATGGCAATTTTATCTCGCGATTAAAACAGGGTGCCGTTCTTTTAAATGCCGGCCGAGGAGAGGTGATCGACAACCAGGCATTATTAGCACATTTTGACAGTGGCAATCCTAACGGCATTCGCGCTGTGCTTGATGTATGGGAGCCCGAGCCTGAGTTGGACACGCAGTTACTAGAGTATGTCAGCGTCGCAACGCCCCATATTGCGGGGTACAGTTTTGAGGGCAGAACCAATGGTTCGTTAATGATATATCGCGCGCTCGCCGATTGGATGGGTATAGACGAAGCGACGGTGTCAGAAAAGCTAGCGCATACCAGCCGTAAAGTGTTTGGTGAACCGCAATTATTGGAGGCAATCAATATTGTCGATGCAATTTTAAAAACCCATGGCATTGAAGATGATGATCAGCATCTAAGAGAAAAGCGAAGTAATTTGGCTGTGGATTTTGACCTGCTGAGAAAACACTATCCTAAACGACGGGAATTCTCCCATTACGTTATTCAAAACGCTGCGCCCGAAGAAAAGGCTTTCTATCAGGCGTTGGGTTTTAACGTGCGATAA